A stretch of DNA from Barnesiella propionica:
TCTTTTGTAATGACCGCTCCAAAAGATGTAGCATCGTTTAATGTTTCATTTTCCGGATATTTTTGATATTTCCCTGCGTTTTTCTTTTGTTCATCTTGTTTCTTTTCTTGTCTCCCTCCTTCTCCATGATTAAAGAATCCGACGACAAAACCATTGAATGCTCCTATACGCCAATCACCGCCTGATACGGCCGATGACGTTGCTCCGCTTATAGCTCCGCCTACGGCTAAAGATAACGGTTCGGTAACATTCGAACTTTGCATAATAGATCCTGCCAGAGACGATACGGCATTACCTGCAAATCCACTTAGGAAATCGTCTCCATAGATGGCACTAATGGAACCTCCTACCACCCCATGCATACCAGCCCTGAGAAATTCTGTTCCGATATTACCGACAGAATGGCCGATCATATCGCCTATAACCATTGAAGTACTCATAGATAAGGAAGCAGTAACACCACTCATCATCATACCACAAATCATACCATCCACACTATCGTCACTACCGGCATTGTAGGCATAGTTTAGCCCGCTCCAGAGCATAGCATCTATGATACTACCTATCCCCGGCAGGAATAAACCCAGAAAGAATTCTCCTGAGGGGTCGGTATATTTAAGCGGATTGTTGAAACAATACGCATAGCGGTTGAAGTTCTGCGAATTCTCCATATCCTGCATCAACGGATCGGGACTGAGGAACACCCCCAGTTGCGGATCGTACACGCGGCTGTTCATATTGATAAGCCCGAACTCCGGTATCGTCTCGTGCATAGTATATCTCCTCAGGATTCGGGACGTACTATGTACGTATTCGTCCCATTTATCCGGATTCCGTTCCCGTCCCCAGGCGTCATAGCTGTGCCTTTCCACGATCTTACCCCCGTTATCACTCAGAGCGATAACAGAACCCTGTATATCGGTATGCAGATAAAATATGGAATCAGTTTCATTCACGGGGTCATAAATTGATACGGCAAACGGTCCGTCCGGTCCCGAAAGATAAGAAATTTGGCGGACAATCGTATCATTGGTAATATATTTTTCATAATTGTCTCCATGATAAGTGCGCCGTCCTACTTTTCTGGGTTGGGTGTATACATAACTCTCGATACGCTGGTCGTCCGGTCCGTATATAATCATCATATTCGCCCCTGTTCTTTTAATATTAATAGGCCTGTGTATGTTTTCATCATAATTGAGAGTGTAGTCTGTGCTGTTTATAAGGGCGGAATCGGGATTCACGATGTCCGTTACCGCATGAGGGCGGTTCCCATCGTATTTGTATTCGCCCACATCGCTTTTCTTTTCGATATTTCCGTTCGTGTGATATTTCATACTCGTAGCCCCGTAAGGATTGTTTATTTTCGTAAGCCGGTCCATATTGTCGTACTGGAACGATTCGGTCCGTTTTCCTTTATTCCTGTATTCCGAGCGTGAAAGGATATTTCCCCTTACGGGATCGGTCTCGTAAGTGAAGTTCCAGGGAGACCGGGATCGGGGCAGTATCCAGCCCAGGATGTGTTTATTTCCTTCTTCCTCGAAATCGTAGACATTATAAGCAAAAAGAAACAGAGCGGCCATCAGTGATAACCGCTCTGTCTTTTAATATAATGAAATCATTTAGTGGCAACCGTCACAACCTCCGCATTCTCCATCGCCGCAACCGTCTCCATGGTCGTGTCCGCAGCCGCAGCCGCATTTGGGATTTAACTCTTCTTCAGTTGCATCTCGTACTAAAAGAACTTCTCCTACGAAATGAAGGTCTTCTCCTGCAAGCGGGTGATTGAAATCCATGATAACCTTATCTTCGGTGATTTTGAGGATATGTCCCATGATACGTTCTCCTGTTGCAGTCATCATAGGAACGGAGTTTCCTTCGAAAATGACTTTGTCGTCAAATTCCCCTTCTACTACGAATATTTCTTTATCCAGATCCATAACATGCTCTTCGTTACGTTCTCCGAATGCATCTTTCATGGGAATGAAGATATCGAACTTATCGCCTTGTTTTAGTCCCAGAAGGTTTTTTTCAAGCAACGGCAGAACCTGATTGTTTGTTCCGATTATAAAGCGGTCGGGATATTCGTTCGTCACTTTTTGCATCAGCGAATCTTCATCGGTTCCTTCACCGGAGTAGAGATTGTAAGCCAACTCCACTACTTTTCCGGGTTGTATTTCCATATAAATTTATGTTTTATGGTTTATAAATATTTATTATCTGTCCTAACGAAACACAAAGCTAAGCAAAAGGTTTTAAACTTCGGGACTTTGTGTCTCTTTTGTTTTTTTATTCTTCCCCGTATTTTTTGTTATATTCGTTTAGTATCTGTTTCACATTGAAATAGAATCCTTTTATGCCGAGAGGATTCTTTTCTACAGTAATATGGTCGTAATAGGGATCTTCGAAATGATATTCTTTTCCGGTATATCCTAACCGGTTTATGATATTGTATTCGTGTGTGGGATGGATGACGTACCAGGCTGTTTTCTGGGTTTTACCGTCGCCGGAAGAGAGGATGGCATTGATGATATGATTAAACCTGTATTCCCATAAAGAGGCCCATGCGAATTTTTGTTTTTCTTTATACGCATATATCAGCAGATTCATTTGCCGTAAATCGAACGGGAAATCGGCCAGTGAAAGTTGTGCATATTTGATAATGCTGTCACATTCTGCTGGCGTATGTTTTTGTTTTGTATATAGTTTATTCAGTACCGATGAGTAGGCCGAGGTACGGTAAGGGTTGTAATCTTCCTGAAAGGCATATCCGTAATAAAGATATCTGTAATCGTTTACAGTCATGGTGGTATCGGTGCTTTCATACTTTTTGACAAGTTGAGGATAGTAATAGGGAGAGTTCATGTCCCGTACTTCTTTCCGTATTTTTTGCATGTCAGGAGTCGTATGATCGTTTTTTTGTGCGTAAAGTCCGGAGAACAGGAATATAAGGGCTATTATGGTAGTTAAAAATTTCTTCATATCGAGTATAAATGTTCCAAAAGTAAGGGACTTGCCAGGCTGATGTCATTATCTTTCAAGGCTGTTGAACCGGATTGGAATTCAACGTGTCTCTACAAAGATATGTTTTTTATTTAAAAGAAGGAGCGGATTATACTAAAATGAAGATGTTTTTATATTAATTATCGTAGTGGTGCGAATTACGGAGCCGGAAAATTTCATCTTTAAAAAACGGCTATGATAGCCATTCCTATGAAAATGAATGAGACGGCTACTTTGATGCCGGTTCCTACGAAAAAGGCCAGAAAAGAGCCGAATGCTGCTTTGGCTGCTTTGCCGGGGTTCGTTCGGTCGTATAGTAATTCCCCAACCAGAGCTCCAAAAAATGGACCTAGTATGATCCCGGTTATTCCAAACGGCAGTCCTGCGAACATTCCGGCCAAGGCTCCGTATCCTGCATATTTCGAACCGCCGAACTTGCGGGTCATCCAGGAGGGTAATATATAGTCCATTACACATATAAGCAGGGTTATGATTCCCCATACGACCAGGGTTGTTGTTCCGAATTGCGCGTATGGCGTAAGGTGAAGCAGAAACAAGCCGATGTAAGAGAGGGGAGGTCCGGGTATAACCGGAAGAAAGCATCCGGCCAGCCCGGTAAGAAGACATATAACGGAAAGAATGACGAGAAAAATATCCATAAGTATGCGGGAATGTTTTTGACTATTTATGTGGTTGAAAAGAAAGCAGGCTGAACGTAATATTCGACACCTGCTTTCCTGTATTTTTGACCTGCATCCGGTCGTTGCAAACTTTTATTTCAACAGTTTGTCGGCATGTTTTAAAACTTTGGCATCCAGATAAAATACGATTTCTTCGGCCATATTGTTGCAATGGTCGCCGATACGTTCCATACGCCGGATAATGCTGATGAGATTCAGGCATTCGACAGCACGTTCCGGAAATTGCTGCAAATATTCGGCAATAATAGGTACTGCGTTCCGGTTCAGTTCGTCTACGCGGTTATCCATTTCGAACAGGTCGACGGCCAGGGAAGATTTTTCTTCTATCAGAGCCAGTTCCGCCTTGTTCATCATGTCTTTAATGATTTGTAACATTTCTTTTATACCGGTTTTTTCGAAAAGCTCGGCTTCGATATTAATCTCTGGATAATCGATGACGAATCGTGCAATGCCTTCGCAAAAGTCGGCTATGCGTTCCAGATTGTTGTTGATCTTCATCATCGCCAATGTGAAGCGCAGATCCAGGGCAACGGGATTGTACAGTCCTATGATATCTTCACAATCACTATCTATTTTCAGTTCGAAAGCATTTACTCTTTTTTCACGGTAAACGACCTCTTTGGCAAGATCCTTGTCCAGAGAGATCAACGATTCGCCGGCCCGGTTCAGTTGGGAGTTCACCAGATCCCACATTTCGAGAACCTCTTTTTTTAGATTTTCGAGTTCTTTTTCGATGTATATCATACTACTGTTATTTTTAGCAACGTTAAATACAAATATAATTGTTTTTAATCAATATGGCAAATAGACACCAAGAAAAGCTCGGCTTTTCGGTTATTATGCAATATATATAGTACAAAGGAAAAATAAGGATGTTACCGGGTTGTTTCATGTATTTTACAAAACGGTTACAAACTATATGTATGACTATTATTATTTACTTACAGTTGTTTTAGGAAATTTGCGGCTAATAAATAAAAAGGAGACTGAATAACTTTTTATGGTTAATCAGTCTCTTAATATTCTCATTTTATTTGTACCAGATTTATAAACCTGCTTTAGGAAGATATAATCATTATTTATTACAAAACAGGTTTTTCTTTTCCGGGAATTCCTACCAGTTTGATATCGAATACCAGAGTGGAGTAAGGAAGCAGGAGATCCGAAGTATAAGTTTCTCCATATCCCAGTGCCGAAGGAATAATGACACGACAACTGTCTCCTATGTGCATGGTGGGAAGTGCTATCTGCCATCCTTTGATAGTATTGGATATTTGTATTCTGGATATGCTGTCTCCGTATGAAGCGGTTTTAAGATAGGATGAGTCGAAACCTATACCGTTGTACAAAGCTCCGCGGTAGATCACATCTACCGTGCTGTTGTAAATAGGCATTTCGTTGTTCCGGGTTTCCATGGTATCGTTGTAAAATCTCATCAATACATATGAACCTTTATCCCAATCGGGAGTTACTTGCGTGTATAGCAGGTTTCCTGCTTCATCTTTTGCGACGATCTGTTCAAAGAACCAGGATGTATTTTCTTCACGCCAGGTTTCATATTTTGTCCAATAGTCTTCCGAATCATCTCCACAACTCCAGAGGATAACCCCCAGAAAGAGTATAAATACTAACGGTAATTTCTTCATCGTTCTCTTTTTCTTGTTTTAAAATTCAACTTTAGGAGCTTGTTCGGCACCCGCTTCTGCCGAGAACTGGGGTTTAGGATTAAATCCGAAAATCTTGGCTGTAATTACGGCAGGAAATTTACGGATCTTAGCGTTATAAACAGCCACGGCATCGCTATAGCGTGTGCGTTCCGTCGATATGCGGTTTTCCGTTCCTTCCAACTGAGCCTGTAGTTCCCGAAAATTTTGGTTTGCTTTCAGGTCTGGATAATTTTCGGTAACAGCCAACAGTTTGCCTAATGCCGCACTTAATTCACCTTGTGCCGCCTGATATTTTTTCAATGAGGCTTCGTCCAGATTTGCCGGATCGATTGTTATTTGTGTCGCCTTAGCTCTGGCGTTCACCACGGCTTCTAATGTGGAACTTTCGTGTGAGGCGTATCCTTTTACCGTATTTACCAGATTGGGAATCAGGTCCGCACGACGTTGGTACTGGTTTTCAACCTTAGCCCACTGGGCATTAACCCCTTCTTCAGCTTCTACAATGCTGTTATAGCTACAAGAGGTAAAAGAGGCCGTAATAATAACCGCGAATATGAGTTTAAGGATTCGTTTCATAATTGGGTATTTATAATTGTGTTATTCTACAATCTTTTTTAACAGTGATTTCAGGCTTACCTGTTCGCCTATCATTGCGGGCAGGTCAGCGATTGCTACACGTTGTTGCTCCATACTGTCACGGAAACGGACTGTCACGGTATTGTCTTCCAGTGATTGGTGGTCTACCGTGATACAGAAAGGAGTACCGATGGCATCCTGACGGCGATAACGTTTACCGATGGAGTCTTTTTCATCGTATTGGCAACGATAATCGAATTTTAATGTATTGATAATTTCCTGTGCTTTTTCAGGAAGCCCGTCTTTACGTACTAATGGCATTACAGCTACTTTTACAGGTGCCAGCGCGGCCGGAAGTTGCAGAACAACACGCGATTCGCCTCCCTCGAGAGTTTCTTCGCAATAGGCTGCGGACATAATGCTAAGAAACATCCGGTCTACTCCGATAGATGTTTCGATAACGTAAGGAGTATAAGATTCTCCTAATTCCGGATCGAAATATTGTAATTTTTTACCTGAATATTTTTCGTGGCTTCCCAGGTCAAAGTTCGTACGGGAATGTATTCCTTCCACTTCTTTAAAACCGAAAGGCATTTCGAATTCGATATCGGTAGCGGCATTGGCGTAATGTGCCAGTTTGTCATGGTCATGGAAACGATATTTGTGATCTCCGAGTCCCAAGGCCTTATGCCATTTGAGACGCGTTTCTTTCCATTTGGCGAACCACTTGAGTTCTTCGCCCGGACGAACGAAAAATTGCATTTCCATTTGTTCGAATTCCCGCATGCGGAAAATGAACTGGCGCGCCACGATTTCGTTACGGAATGCTTTTCCTATTTGTGCGATTCCAAAAGGGATGCGCATACGTCCGGTCTTTTGCACATTCAAATAGTTCACAAAAATACCTTGGGCTGTTTCGGGTCTCAGGTATATTTTCATGGAGCCATCGGCTGTAGAACCCATTTCGGTCGAGAACATCAGGTTGAATTGACGCACTTCGGTCCAGTTTTTCGTACCACTGATAGGGCATACTATTTCGTAATCCAGAATGATTTGCCGTAATTCTTCGAGGTTATTGTCGTTTAATGCCTTTGCAAAACGGGTATGTAGTTCTTCGCGTTTGGTTTTATGTTCTATGATGCGGGGATTCGTTTCCCTGAATAGGGCTTCATCAAAAGAGTCGCCAAAGCGTTTGGCTGCCTTTTCTACTTCTTTTTCTATTTTTTCATCCATCTTGGCGAGGAGGTCTTCTATAAGGACATCTGCCCGATAGCGTTTTTTCGAATCTTTGTTGTCTATCAACGGATCGTTAAATGCATCTACGTGCCCCGATGCTTTCCAGATCGTAGGGTGCATGAAGATAGCGGAATCGATACCCACGATATTCTCGTGCAGGAGTACCATACTGTCCCACCAGTATTTTTTTATGTTGTTTTTAAGTTCAACTCCCATTTGTCCGTAATCGTATACGGCTCCCAGCCCGTCATATATTTCACTGGAGGGGAATACAAAGCCATATTCTTTGCAATGTGATACTAATTTTTTGAAAACGTCTTCTTGTGCCATAGTGTTTTATGTTGTGATTTTCCGTATGTACCCAAATCTTTACATTTATCGTAAAACAGGCTGTTATACTGATAATCAGGAACGAATTAAAAGTGCAAAGTAAATGATTTTTTTCGATTTAATTTGTATTTTTGCAGTAGCTTATCACTAATGAGACGATAAAAAAGTTAAAAATGTATGTAACAGTTTCCCGGTATAAGCTGCTTTCCCATTTAAAACAAGAGAAAAGAGAATGACAAGCGATAACGAAAAAGAGATTATTCCTGAAAAGAACGATAATAATAACATGGAAAATGAGAAGACTGATATTTCGGGCCATTCATCTTATAGAGTTCCGGCTTCGGACAAGTCCGATACTAAATACCAGCTTTCGGGAATGTTCCAGAACTGGTTCCTCGATTATGCTTCGTATGTAATACTGGAACGTGCGGTTCCGCATATGAGCGACGGCTTGAAGCCTGTGCAGCGGCGTATTCTGCATTCGATGAAATTATTGGACGACGGCCGTTTCAATAAAGTTGCCAATATAGTAGGACATACGATGCAGTTTCATCCGCACGGAGATGCTTCCATCGGGGATGCTCTTGTACAGTTGGGACAGAAAGACCTGCTTATCGATTGCCAGGGGAACTGGGGTAATATACTGACAGGCGATAGTGCAGCGGCTCCCCGTTATATAGAAGCCCGTCTCTCGAAATTTGCGCTCGATGTGGTTTTTAATCCGAAGATTACGGAATGGAAGCTATCCTATGATGGCCGAAAAAAAGAGCCTGTGACCTTGCCTGTTAAATTCCCGCTACTGCTTGCACAGGGGGTTGAGGGTATTGCGGTAGGCTTGTCTTCCAAGATACTGCCTCATAATTTTAATGAAATTCTGGATGCGGCCGTTGCTTATCTGAAAGGAGAGGAGTTCGAGTTATTTCCCGATTTCCAGACAGGCGGCTCTATCGATGTGACCCGTTATAATGATGGAGAACGAGGAGGATCTGTAAAAATCCGGGCCAAAATAGAAAAACGAGATAACCGTACTCTGGCTATTACCGAGATTCCTTATGGAAAGACTACATCTACGGTCATAGACTCTATTTTGAAGGCTTTAGATAAAGGAAAGATCAAGATACGTAAGGTGGATGACAATACGGCCCAGCATGCCGAGATACTGGTTCATCTTATACCGGGAACGTCCAGCGATAAAGCGATCGACGCCTTGTATGCATTCTCCGATTGTGAGGTGAGCGTATCTCCTAATTGTTGCGTAATCAATGAGGATAAACCTCATTTCCTGACTGTTGGCGAATTGCTGCGTATGAGTGTAGACCATACGAAAGAGTTGTTGAGGCAGGAGTTGGAACTGCAGCGTGGAGAGACGCTGGAAAATCTTCATTTTGCTTCTTTGGAAAAGATATTCATAGAGGAGCGTATCTATAAGGATAAAGAGTTTGAGGAAAGCGAGACGATGGAAGAAGCGATAGTTCATATCCATAAAAGGCTTGTTCCGTTCGGGGCTCTTTTTGTGCGCGAAGTGACGGATGAGGATATATTGAAGCTGATGGAGATAAAGATGGCCCGTATTCTTCGTTTCAATTCCGATAAGGCGGAAGAGGCAATTGCTGCTTTGAAAGAACACGTATGTGAACTGGAAAATCATCTGGCCCATATCACGGATTATACCATTCACTGGTATACTTACCTGAAAAATAAATACGGAAAAGATTTTCCCCGCCGTACCGAGATCCGTAGTTTTGATACGATAGAAGCAGCCAAAGTAGTGGAAGCGAATGAAAAATTGTATATTAACAGGGAGGAAGGATTTATCGGCACATCGTTGAAGAAGGACGAATATATTTGTAATTGTTCCGATATAGACGATATCATTATTTTTTATAAAGACGGAAAATACAAAATAGTGAAAGTCTCCGACAAAATGTTTGTAGGGAAAAATATCTTGTATATCAATGTCTTTAAGAAAAACGATAACCGTACTATATATAATGTGATATACAGGGACGGCCGAAACGGATTACATTACATAAAACGTTTTGCGGTAACCGGTGTTACCCGGGATAAAGAATATGATCTTACTCAGGGGAAAGATGGTTCACGTATCGTATGGTTCTCGGCTAATCCGAACGGTGAGGCTGAAATACTGAAGATCACTTTTAAACCTAAACCCCGTATGAAATCTTTGTATATCGAAAAAGATTTCAGCGAGATCGCGATCAAGGGAAGGCAGTCCATGGGAAATATCGTAACGAAGAACGAGATACATAAAATATCGCTGAAGGAGAAAGGAGGTTCTACTTTGGGAGGACGGCAAGTATGGTTCGACTGGGATGTGCTGCGCCTTAATTATGACGGCAGGGGAGAATTTCTCGGAGAATTCCATGGGAATGACCAGATACTTGTCGTGTTGCAGAACGGAGATTATTATACATCTTCTTTTGACGCCGGAAACCATTACGAAACGAACATTCTTTTTATTGAAAAGTATGATGCGAATAAAGTGTGGACAGCAGTTCTGAATGATGCCGATCAAGGTTATCCGTATCTGAAACGTTTCCAGTTCGAACAGGGAAATAAAAAACAAAATTTTTTGGGAGAGAATCCCGAATCCGCACTTATTCTGCTGAGCGATGAGGCTTTTCCCCGTTTTGAGGTGATATTCGGGGGGCATGATGCATTCAGGGAACCCCTGATTATCGAGGCTTCCGATTTTATTGCCGTGAAAGGTTTTAAGGCAAAAGGGAAACGTATATCGACTTATAATATAGAGACTGTCAATGAACTGGAACCGACCCGGCATGCCCCCGAGAAACCAGAGAATACCGAGGATTCCGGTAACGGTGAAGTTTCGGATACAGGAAGCGTCGAGCCCGGGGATTCTGATCTTCTGGATGAAATAAACGGACAGATGAAACTTTTTGATTAATTATGGCTATTTGGGATTCATTGTCTTTTTGGCTGGAACAGAAGCCTTACATTTGCAAGTGAATGAGAAAGTTATGGAATATAATAGGGCTATTGGCTCTTTTCCCTTTTGTTCTTACTGCACAAGAGGTTGAAGTAAAACCTTTACGTCCCATTACTTCGGCAACGCAATTGGAGATCGGCGGGAATAATGCGCTCGATACTTATTTATCTCCCATGCGGTACAGCGGGTGGAACTTCGGTTTGAGTCACGAACGTATGCAGGTGACCCGTTTTGCTCCTCGTACATGGGTGTCACAGCAACGCATTTCGGCCAATTTTTCCCCTATGGAAAACGGACCTAAGAACGGAAAAATGTATAATGGTTTCATCGATTATTCTTATGGATTTATGCGTTATTGGGATCTATGGAACGGGTTTCGGTTAATGATAGGTCCCGAAGCAGGTGCGTCCGCCGGTTTTTTATACAATATCCGCAATTCCAATAATCCGGCAACGGCTAAAGTCAAGGCATCAGTGGGTTTTTCAGGAATGGCTGTATATAATTTTAAGATAGGCCGCCTTCCTTTGACATTACGTTATCAGGCTTCATTACCTGTGTTCGGAGTATTTTTTTCTCCGCATTACGGCCAGTCTTATTATGAAATATTCGGTCTGGGAAACAGTGACGGTGTGGTGAGATTCGGCTCCTGGCATAACAGGTTTGACATGATGAATGTGGTAACGGCTGATATTCATTTCGGCAGCTGGGCCTTGCGTCTGGGATACCGCAATACTATACGTACATCTTATGTAGATCACATTAATACCCAGATATTTACGAATAGCCTGGTATTAGGAGTAACAGGTGAATTCCTGCGCTTTAACCGCCGTGATTCCGACAGAAGCAA
This window harbors:
- a CDS encoding RHS repeat domain-containing protein — its product is MAALFLFAYNVYDFEEEGNKHILGWILPRSRSPWNFTYETDPVRGNILSRSEYRNKGKRTESFQYDNMDRLTKINNPYGATSMKYHTNGNIEKKSDVGEYKYDGNRPHAVTDIVNPDSALINSTDYTLNYDENIHRPINIKRTGANMMIIYGPDDQRIESYVYTQPRKVGRRTYHGDNYEKYITNDTIVRQISYLSGPDGPFAVSIYDPVNETDSIFYLHTDIQGSVIALSDNGGKIVERHSYDAWGRERNPDKWDEYVHSTSRILRRYTMHETIPEFGLINMNSRVYDPQLGVFLSPDPLMQDMENSQNFNRYAYCFNNPLKYTDPSGEFFLGLFLPGIGSIIDAMLWSGLNYAYNAGSDDSVDGMICGMMMSGVTASLSMSTSMVIGDMIGHSVGNIGTEFLRAGMHGVVGGSISAIYGDDFLSGFAGNAVSSLAGSIMQSSNVTEPLSLAVGGAISGATSSAVSGGDWRIGAFNGFVVGFFNHGEGGRQEKKQDEQKKNAGKYQKYPENETLNDATSFGAVITK
- a CDS encoding FKBP-type peptidyl-prolyl cis-trans isomerase translates to MEIQPGKVVELAYNLYSGEGTDEDSLMQKVTNEYPDRFIIGTNNQVLPLLEKNLLGLKQGDKFDIFIPMKDAFGERNEEHVMDLDKEIFVVEGEFDDKVIFEGNSVPMMTATGERIMGHILKITEDKVIMDFNHPLAGEDLHFVGEVLLVRDATEEELNPKCGCGCGHDHGDGCGDGECGGCDGCH
- a CDS encoding DUF4919 domain-containing protein; the encoded protein is MKKFLTTIIALIFLFSGLYAQKNDHTTPDMQKIRKEVRDMNSPYYYPQLVKKYESTDTTMTVNDYRYLYYGYAFQEDYNPYRTSAYSSVLNKLYTKQKHTPAECDSIIKYAQLSLADFPFDLRQMNLLIYAYKEKQKFAWASLWEYRFNHIINAILSSGDGKTQKTAWYVIHPTHEYNIINRLGYTGKEYHFEDPYYDHITVEKNPLGIKGFYFNVKQILNEYNKKYGEE
- a CDS encoding DUF456 domain-containing protein, which codes for MDIFLVILSVICLLTGLAGCFLPVIPGPPLSYIGLFLLHLTPYAQFGTTTLVVWGIITLLICVMDYILPSWMTRKFGGSKYAGYGALAGMFAGLPFGITGIILGPFFGALVGELLYDRTNPGKAAKAAFGSFLAFFVGTGIKVAVSFIFIGMAIIAVF
- the phoU gene encoding phosphate signaling complex protein PhoU yields the protein MIYIEKELENLKKEVLEMWDLVNSQLNRAGESLISLDKDLAKEVVYREKRVNAFELKIDSDCEDIIGLYNPVALDLRFTLAMMKINNNLERIADFCEGIARFVIDYPEINIEAELFEKTGIKEMLQIIKDMMNKAELALIEEKSSLAVDLFEMDNRVDELNRNAVPIIAEYLQQFPERAVECLNLISIIRRMERIGDHCNNMAEEIVFYLDAKVLKHADKLLK
- a CDS encoding FKBP-type peptidyl-prolyl cis-trans isomerase; translation: MKKLPLVFILFLGVILWSCGDDSEDYWTKYETWREENTSWFFEQIVAKDEAGNLLYTQVTPDWDKGSYVLMRFYNDTMETRNNEMPIYNSTVDVIYRGALYNGIGFDSSYLKTASYGDSISRIQISNTIKGWQIALPTMHIGDSCRVIIPSALGYGETYTSDLLLPYSTLVFDIKLVGIPGKEKPVL
- a CDS encoding LemA family protein, whose translation is MKRILKLIFAVIITASFTSCSYNSIVEAEEGVNAQWAKVENQYQRRADLIPNLVNTVKGYASHESSTLEAVVNARAKATQITIDPANLDEASLKKYQAAQGELSAALGKLLAVTENYPDLKANQNFRELQAQLEGTENRISTERTRYSDAVAVYNAKIRKFPAVITAKIFGFNPKPQFSAEAGAEQAPKVEF
- a CDS encoding glycine--tRNA ligase, with the protein product MAQEDVFKKLVSHCKEYGFVFPSSEIYDGLGAVYDYGQMGVELKNNIKKYWWDSMVLLHENIVGIDSAIFMHPTIWKASGHVDAFNDPLIDNKDSKKRYRADVLIEDLLAKMDEKIEKEVEKAAKRFGDSFDEALFRETNPRIIEHKTKREELHTRFAKALNDNNLEELRQIILDYEIVCPISGTKNWTEVRQFNLMFSTEMGSTADGSMKIYLRPETAQGIFVNYLNVQKTGRMRIPFGIAQIGKAFRNEIVARQFIFRMREFEQMEMQFFVRPGEELKWFAKWKETRLKWHKALGLGDHKYRFHDHDKLAHYANAATDIEFEMPFGFKEVEGIHSRTNFDLGSHEKYSGKKLQYFDPELGESYTPYVIETSIGVDRMFLSIMSAAYCEETLEGGESRVVLQLPAALAPVKVAVMPLVRKDGLPEKAQEIINTLKFDYRCQYDEKDSIGKRYRRQDAIGTPFCITVDHQSLEDNTVTVRFRDSMEQQRVAIADLPAMIGEQVSLKSLLKKIVE
- a CDS encoding DNA gyrase/topoisomerase IV subunit A gives rise to the protein MENEKTDISGHSSYRVPASDKSDTKYQLSGMFQNWFLDYASYVILERAVPHMSDGLKPVQRRILHSMKLLDDGRFNKVANIVGHTMQFHPHGDASIGDALVQLGQKDLLIDCQGNWGNILTGDSAAAPRYIEARLSKFALDVVFNPKITEWKLSYDGRKKEPVTLPVKFPLLLAQGVEGIAVGLSSKILPHNFNEILDAAVAYLKGEEFELFPDFQTGGSIDVTRYNDGERGGSVKIRAKIEKRDNRTLAITEIPYGKTTSTVIDSILKALDKGKIKIRKVDDNTAQHAEILVHLIPGTSSDKAIDALYAFSDCEVSVSPNCCVINEDKPHFLTVGELLRMSVDHTKELLRQELELQRGETLENLHFASLEKIFIEERIYKDKEFEESETMEEAIVHIHKRLVPFGALFVREVTDEDILKLMEIKMARILRFNSDKAEEAIAALKEHVCELENHLAHITDYTIHWYTYLKNKYGKDFPRRTEIRSFDTIEAAKVVEANEKLYINREEGFIGTSLKKDEYICNCSDIDDIIIFYKDGKYKIVKVSDKMFVGKNILYINVFKKNDNRTIYNVIYRDGRNGLHYIKRFAVTGVTRDKEYDLTQGKDGSRIVWFSANPNGEAEILKITFKPKPRMKSLYIEKDFSEIAIKGRQSMGNIVTKNEIHKISLKEKGGSTLGGRQVWFDWDVLRLNYDGRGEFLGEFHGNDQILVVLQNGDYYTSSFDAGNHYETNILFIEKYDANKVWTAVLNDADQGYPYLKRFQFEQGNKKQNFLGENPESALILLSDEAFPRFEVIFGGHDAFREPLIIEASDFIAVKGFKAKGKRISTYNIETVNELEPTRHAPEKPENTEDSGNGEVSDTGSVEPGDSDLLDEINGQMKLFD
- a CDS encoding DUF3316 domain-containing protein; protein product: MRKLWNIIGLLALFPFVLTAQEVEVKPLRPITSATQLEIGGNNALDTYLSPMRYSGWNFGLSHERMQVTRFAPRTWVSQQRISANFSPMENGPKNGKMYNGFIDYSYGFMRYWDLWNGFRLMIGPEAGASAGFLYNIRNSNNPATAKVKASVGFSGMAVYNFKIGRLPLTLRYQASLPVFGVFFSPHYGQSYYEIFGLGNSDGVVRFGSWHNRFDMMNVVTADIHFGSWALRLGYRNTIRTSYVDHINTQIFTNSLVLGVTGEFLRFNRRDSDRSKRPVLSAFY